One window of the Dongia rigui genome contains the following:
- a CDS encoding nucleoside deaminase yields the protein MTEIHPHPPVNFMDLAFRQAEAAYEKGEVPIGAVLVDPASGEVLAADHNRVEERHDPTAHAEMLVIQAVATSRREKRLPFADLYVTLEPCPMCATAISFARLRRVIYGAPDPKGGGIDSGPRLYTLPTCHHRPQVIGGSGEDRSAELLRSFFKARR from the coding sequence ATGACTGAAATCCACCCCCATCCGCCCGTCAATTTCATGGATCTGGCCTTTCGCCAGGCCGAAGCCGCCTATGAGAAGGGCGAGGTGCCGATCGGCGCCGTCCTGGTCGACCCGGCAAGCGGCGAGGTCCTGGCGGCTGACCATAACCGGGTCGAGGAACGCCACGACCCGACGGCCCATGCCGAAATGCTGGTGATCCAGGCGGTTGCCACCAGCCGGCGCGAGAAGCGCCTGCCTTTTGCCGATCTCTATGTCACGCTGGAGCCTTGCCCGATGTGTGCGACCGCCATTTCCTTCGCGCGTCTCCGGCGCGTGATCTACGGCGCCCCCGACCCCAAGGGTGGCGGCATCGACAGCGGGCCAAGGCTCTACACCCTCCCCACCTGCCACCACCGCCCGCAGGTCATCGGCGGCAGCGGCGAAGACCGCAGCGCCGAATTGCTCAGGAGCTTCTTCAAGGCGCGGCGGTAA
- a CDS encoding gamma-glutamyl-gamma-aminobutyrate hydrolase family protein — MTTPLIGLTLDVDAPRGLSKAPHYSLRATYTQAVTSAGGMPICLPHEAAMIDAYADTIAGLVVTGGGFDVNPALYGDNTKHATVTTKEGRTHFEFGIVKAMLKRNKPVLGICGGEQLINVILGGTLIQHIEDEVTDSLLHEQPNPRTEAGHKVTLTEGSLLQRIVGAAELPVNSAHHQAVKSVGAGVVVNATAPDGVIEGIEDPRYKFCLGVQWHPELNVTSGDGKILTAFVAATKAA; from the coding sequence ATGACGACACCCCTCATCGGCCTTACCCTCGACGTCGATGCCCCGCGCGGCCTGTCCAAGGCGCCGCATTATTCCCTGCGCGCCACCTATACCCAGGCCGTCACCAGCGCCGGTGGCATGCCGATCTGCCTGCCGCATGAAGCGGCGATGATCGACGCTTACGCCGACACAATCGCAGGTCTTGTCGTCACCGGTGGCGGCTTCGACGTCAACCCGGCGCTCTATGGCGACAATACCAAGCATGCGACGGTGACGACCAAGGAAGGCCGCACCCATTTCGAGTTCGGCATCGTCAAGGCTATGCTGAAGCGCAACAAGCCCGTGCTCGGCATCTGCGGTGGCGAGCAGCTGATCAATGTCATTCTCGGCGGCACCCTCATCCAGCATATCGAGGATGAGGTGACGGATTCACTGCTGCACGAGCAGCCCAACCCGCGCACCGAAGCCGGCCACAAGGTGACGCTGACGGAAGGCTCGCTGCTGCAGCGGATCGTTGGTGCTGCCGAACTGCCGGTGAACTCCGCCCACCACCAGGCGGTGAAATCGGTCGGTGCCGGCGTTGTCGTCAATGCGACGGCACCCGACGGCGTCATCGAGGGGATCGAGGACCCGCGCTATAAATTCTGCCTCGGCGTGCAATGGCACCCGGAACTCAACGTGACCTCGGGCGATGGCAAGATCCTTACCGCCTTCGTCGCCGCCACGAAGGCCGCGTGA
- a CDS encoding pseudouridine synthase has protein sequence MEKTRKSELPKTGQAGERIAKVMARAGLCSRRDAEAWIANGRVTLNGKVLTSAAINVGKKDTVLVDGQPLPEKQLTRVWLYYKPKGLMTTSYDPEGRATVFDNLPAEMPRVISVGRLDLNSEGLLLLTNDGELARKLELPTTAWIRRYRVRVNGRFDPKLLEGLKDGIEIDGVRYGSIEAAFERQQGANAWLTMALTEGKNREIRRICQHFGWPVSRLIRVGYGPFVLGEMEPGQVQEVKGKLLQTQLRFGNDWRAEKAAEVEVAPSRPVFNRGPDKKTREKLRDAPREERGKPAERSERRAPRPQQVEEEAPRPRRLQRADLPRWSERPRQEEAATGERPQRHRIELKPKERREQKPRTESGDRPRWSERPRQDVRTDGERPQRRQAEFKPKEPRAQKSRDESGDRPQKPGFKAGWAKNKAKKAQPGSHHGFKHKPRDAEDGADARPPRKAKAAARYEQPPRDNAPSGSKIPARENAPMRHAGTRSNAKPRGRNDQRGPDKPRDKQGDKPRGDKPRGKPASGHARRFR, from the coding sequence ATGGAAAAGACGAGAAAGAGTGAGCTGCCGAAGACCGGCCAGGCCGGCGAGCGTATCGCCAAGGTGATGGCCCGCGCCGGCCTCTGTTCGCGGCGCGATGCGGAGGCGTGGATTGCCAATGGCCGCGTCACCCTCAATGGCAAGGTGCTGACATCGGCTGCGATCAATGTCGGCAAGAAGGATACCGTGCTGGTCGACGGCCAGCCGCTGCCGGAGAAGCAGCTGACCCGCGTCTGGCTCTATTACAAGCCCAAGGGGCTGATGACGACCTCCTACGACCCGGAGGGCCGCGCGACGGTTTTCGACAATCTGCCGGCGGAGATGCCGCGCGTGATTTCGGTAGGCCGGCTCGATCTCAATTCCGAAGGCCTGCTGCTCCTCACCAATGATGGTGAGTTGGCGCGCAAGCTGGAGCTGCCGACGACGGCGTGGATCCGGCGCTACCGCGTGCGCGTCAATGGCCGCTTCGATCCCAAACTGCTCGAGGGCCTCAAGGACGGCATCGAGATCGACGGCGTGCGCTATGGCTCGATCGAAGCCGCGTTTGAGCGCCAGCAGGGCGCCAATGCCTGGCTGACCATGGCCCTGACCGAGGGCAAGAATCGCGAAATCCGCCGCATCTGCCAGCATTTCGGCTGGCCGGTCAGCCGCCTGATCCGTGTCGGCTATGGCCCCTTCGTGCTGGGCGAGATGGAGCCCGGCCAGGTGCAGGAAGTGAAGGGCAAGCTGCTGCAGACGCAGCTGCGCTTTGGCAATGACTGGCGGGCGGAAAAAGCGGCGGAAGTGGAAGTGGCGCCATCGCGCCCGGTCTTCAACCGCGGCCCCGACAAGAAGACCCGCGAGAAGCTGCGCGATGCACCGCGCGAGGAACGCGGCAAGCCGGCCGAGAGATCGGAACGCCGCGCCCCGCGTCCCCAGCAGGTCGAAGAAGAAGCACCGCGCCCGCGCCGCCTGCAGCGTGCGGACCTGCCGCGCTGGTCGGAGCGGCCGCGACAGGAAGAAGCGGCGACAGGCGAGCGCCCGCAGCGGCACCGCATTGAGCTGAAGCCGAAGGAACGTCGCGAGCAGAAACCACGCACAGAATCCGGCGACCGGCCACGCTGGTCGGAGAGACCACGGCAGGATGTGCGGACGGATGGCGAGCGCCCGCAACGCCGGCAGGCCGAATTCAAGCCGAAGGAACCCCGGGCGCAGAAGTCGCGCGATGAATCCGGTGACCGCCCGCAAAAGCCCGGCTTCAAGGCCGGCTGGGCCAAGAACAAGGCCAAGAAGGCGCAGCCGGGCAGCCATCATGGCTTCAAGCACAAACCCCGTGACGCGGAAGATGGCGCTGACGCGCGGCCGCCGCGGAAAGCCAAGGCCGCAGCCAGGTACGAGCAGCCACCCCGTGACAATGCCCCGTCAGGCAGCAAGATTCCGGCGCGTGAGAATGCACCCATGCGTCATGCCGGGACCCGCAGCAACGCCAAGCCGCGCGGGCGCAATGACCAACGCGGCCCGGACAAGCCGCGAGACAAGCAGGGCGACAAACCGCGCGGGGACAAGCCGCGCGGCAAGCCGGCATCGGGCCATGCGCGTCGATTCAGGTAG
- the rsmD gene encoding 16S rRNA (guanine(966)-N(2))-methyltransferase RsmD: MRVDSGSHRGTKLAVPEGKDVRPTSDRARQAIFNILAHGHDAIADARVLDVFAGSGALGLEALSRGAQSLAAFEQDRLAADCIKRNAVACHESERTVIILGDATRPPEAHRHPRFSPADLVFLDPPYGQDLIIPALTALDARGWIAGNALVVAEMAERDRFAPPAGFVAVDERRYGKAHIVMLRKSS; encoded by the coding sequence ATGCGCGTCGATTCAGGTAGTCACCGCGGCACCAAGCTGGCGGTGCCAGAGGGGAAGGACGTCCGCCCAACCTCCGACCGCGCCCGGCAGGCGATCTTCAACATCCTGGCCCATGGCCATGATGCGATCGCGGATGCGCGGGTGCTCGATGTTTTTGCGGGATCCGGCGCCTTGGGACTTGAGGCGCTGTCGCGTGGTGCGCAATCGCTGGCGGCCTTCGAACAGGACCGCCTTGCCGCCGATTGCATCAAGCGCAATGCGGTCGCCTGCCATGAGAGCGAACGTACCGTCATCATCCTCGGCGATGCCACGCGCCCGCCAGAGGCGCATCGTCATCCGCGCTTCAGCCCGGCCGATCTGGTCTTTCTCGATCCGCCTTATGGGCAGGATCTCATCATCCCGGCACTCACGGCACTCGACGCGCGTGGCTGGATTGCCGGCAATGCGCTGGTCGTTGCCGAGATGGCGGAGCGCGATCGCTTTGCCCCACCCGCCGGTTTCGTGGCCGTCGACGAACGTCGCTATGGCAAAGCGCACATCGTCATGTTGCGAAAATCGAGCTAA
- a CDS encoding MFS transporter translates to MRPKLPRTIWMLGLTSLLMDGSSEIVHAVLPLLLVNGLGASVFLVGIIDGLAEATASVTKIFSGALSDHWQSRKWIAAFGYGLSACSKALFPIAATPLAVFFGRFADRLGKGIRGAPRDALVADWVAPEHRGYAYGVRQAMDNMGAVIGPLLAILLLQLYAGDVTPVLWWAVVPAVLSVSVMMIGVQEAQSDAPRVARPFPLKASELRQLGRPFWLAMGFLFILLLPRFSEAFQILRAQDVGVPAAWAPMALVVMNLVSVPLTPLAGSWSDRVGRNKVIGLGFLLLIASHVAMALATGPMLVWIGAGIWGVHLALTQGIFSALVADHAPAHLRGTAFGVFNLAAGIAIFVGSAAMGFAWDQLGAGTAFALAAAVNALGLVLFLLSRRA, encoded by the coding sequence ATGCGCCCAAAGCTGCCGCGAACGATCTGGATGCTGGGCCTGACCAGCCTGCTGATGGATGGCTCCAGCGAGATCGTGCATGCCGTGCTGCCGCTGCTGCTGGTGAACGGGCTGGGGGCCAGCGTCTTCCTGGTCGGCATCATCGATGGCCTCGCCGAAGCGACCGCGTCGGTGACCAAGATCTTTTCCGGCGCCCTCAGCGATCATTGGCAAAGCCGCAAATGGATCGCCGCCTTCGGCTATGGGCTCTCTGCCTGCTCGAAGGCGCTGTTTCCGATCGCCGCGACGCCGCTCGCAGTCTTCTTCGGCCGCTTTGCCGACCGCCTCGGCAAGGGCATTCGCGGCGCGCCGCGCGATGCGCTGGTGGCCGATTGGGTGGCGCCGGAACATCGTGGCTATGCCTATGGCGTGCGCCAGGCGATGGACAATATGGGTGCCGTCATCGGCCCCTTGCTCGCCATCCTGCTGCTGCAGCTTTATGCCGGCGATGTGACACCGGTTTTGTGGTGGGCGGTGGTGCCGGCGGTTCTGTCCGTGTCGGTCATGATGATCGGCGTCCAGGAAGCGCAAAGCGATGCTCCCCGCGTCGCGCGGCCGTTCCCGCTCAAGGCCAGCGAATTGCGCCAGCTGGGGCGGCCGTTCTGGCTGGCGATGGGTTTCCTGTTCATCCTGCTGCTGCCGCGCTTCTCCGAAGCCTTTCAGATATTGCGGGCCCAGGATGTAGGCGTACCCGCCGCCTGGGCGCCGATGGCGCTGGTGGTGATGAATTTGGTCTCTGTGCCACTGACACCCTTGGCCGGCAGCTGGTCCGACCGCGTCGGGCGCAACAAGGTGATCGGTCTTGGCTTCCTGCTGCTCATCGCCTCGCATGTCGCAATGGCGCTTGCCACCGGGCCGATGCTGGTCTGGATCGGTGCCGGCATCTGGGGCGTGCACCTTGCATTGACCCAAGGCATCTTCTCGGCGCTGGTGGCCGATCACGCCCCGGCGCATTTGCGCGGCACGGCTTTTGGCGTCTTCAACCTCGCCGCCGGCATCGCCATCTTCGTCGGCTCGGCGGCGATGGGCTTTGCCTGGGACCAGCTCGGTGCCGGCACGGCTTTTGCCTTGGCTGCCGCCGTCAACGCGCTCGGCCTCGTTCTCTTCCTGCTGTCGCGCAGAGCCTGA
- the mutL gene encoding DNA mismatch repair endonuclease MutL, whose translation MPIRLLPPNLVNQIAAGEVIERPASVVKELVENAVDAGASRVVVELREGGKSFISVTDDGHGMDRAALDLAIQRHATSKLPDDDLVHIGFFGFRGEALPSIGAVGRLSITSRARGSDQAWVVRVEGGEKTGPEPAALSGGTRVELRDLFFAVPARLKFLKTARSEQNAVVEILERLAMAHPEVAFAVSDDGRNVLRLDAAQADLMDKPDAARLKRLGDVMGRDFADNAVALDVERDGHRLTGFAGLPTLNRATASSQYLFVNGRPVRDRLLQGAIRGAYQDFLARDRHPLVALFLDCPPELVDVNVHPAKAEVRFQDAALVRGLIVGAIRRALDAAGHRASTTVANATLAAFDALPGVASPMQTPYQAMHAGNGQINRFNAGVVAQAMAAFAPLSPEATFGTLSPEMARPSGAAPAPQPETPPQNYPLGIARAQIFGTYIVAQTQDGMVIVDQHAAHERLVLERMKAALADGGVKRQALLIPEIVELPVKLATAILGRAGELEELGLAIEPFGHDAVAVREVPALLGQSDVKGLVRDLAEEIFELGAAFSLKEKLEDICGTMACHGSVRAGRQLLPAEMDALLRQMEATPHSGQCNHGRPTYVELKLSDIERLFGRR comes from the coding sequence ATGCCGATTCGCCTTTTGCCTCCCAATCTCGTCAACCAGATCGCCGCTGGCGAGGTCATCGAACGACCCGCCTCCGTGGTGAAGGAACTGGTCGAGAATGCCGTCGATGCGGGTGCCAGCCGCGTCGTCGTCGAGCTGCGCGAAGGCGGCAAGAGCTTCATCAGCGTCACCGACGACGGCCATGGCATGGACCGCGCGGCCCTTGATCTCGCTATCCAGCGGCATGCCACCTCGAAACTGCCCGATGACGACCTGGTCCATATCGGGTTCTTCGGTTTTCGGGGCGAGGCCTTGCCCTCGATCGGCGCCGTTGGCCGCCTTTCCATCACCAGCCGCGCGCGGGGCAGCGACCAGGCCTGGGTCGTCCGTGTCGAGGGTGGCGAGAAGACCGGACCGGAGCCCGCGGCCTTGAGTGGCGGTACGCGGGTGGAACTCCGCGATCTTTTCTTCGCGGTGCCGGCGCGCCTCAAATTCCTGAAAACAGCGCGCTCGGAACAGAATGCGGTGGTCGAAATTCTGGAACGCCTCGCCATGGCCCATCCCGAGGTTGCCTTTGCGGTGAGCGATGACGGCCGCAACGTGCTGCGGCTCGATGCGGCGCAGGCGGATCTCATGGACAAGCCCGACGCCGCCCGGCTGAAGCGCCTCGGCGATGTCATGGGCCGCGACTTTGCCGACAATGCCGTGGCACTCGATGTCGAGCGGGACGGACACCGCCTCACCGGCTTTGCCGGTTTGCCGACGCTCAACCGCGCCACGGCGTCCTCGCAATATCTCTTCGTCAATGGCCGCCCGGTCCGTGATCGCCTGCTCCAGGGTGCCATCCGCGGCGCCTATCAGGATTTTCTGGCGCGCGATCGTCATCCGCTGGTGGCGCTGTTCCTCGATTGCCCGCCGGAACTGGTCGACGTCAACGTGCATCCGGCCAAGGCCGAAGTGCGCTTCCAGGACGCAGCCTTGGTGCGCGGCCTCATTGTCGGCGCCATCCGGCGTGCGCTCGATGCCGCCGGGCACCGCGCCTCGACCACCGTTGCCAATGCGACACTCGCGGCCTTCGATGCGCTGCCTGGAGTCGCTTCACCGATGCAAACGCCTTATCAGGCAATGCATGCGGGCAATGGCCAGATCAATCGCTTCAACGCCGGTGTCGTGGCGCAAGCCATGGCAGCCTTTGCCCCCCTGTCGCCGGAGGCGACGTTTGGCACACTGTCGCCGGAGATGGCGCGGCCGAGTGGCGCCGCGCCGGCGCCGCAGCCGGAAACGCCGCCACAGAATTACCCGTTGGGCATCGCCCGGGCCCAGATATTCGGCACCTATATCGTGGCGCAGACGCAGGACGGCATGGTCATCGTCGACCAGCATGCCGCACATGAACGCCTCGTCCTGGAACGCATGAAGGCGGCGCTCGCCGATGGCGGCGTCAAGCGCCAGGCGCTGCTCATTCCGGAAATCGTCGAACTGCCGGTGAAACTCGCAACCGCCATCCTCGGCCGTGCCGGCGAGCTGGAAGAACTGGGTCTTGCCATCGAACCCTTCGGCCACGACGCCGTCGCGGTGCGCGAAGTGCCGGCGCTCCTTGGCCAGAGCGATGTCAAAGGCCTGGTGCGGGATCTGGCCGAAGAAATCTTCGAACTGGGTGCAGCCTTCTCCTTGAAGGAAAAGCTTGAGGATATCTGCGGCACCATGGCTTGCCACGGCTCGGTCCGTGCCGGGCGGCAATTGCTGCCGGCCGAGATGGACGCGCTCTTGCGCCAGATGGAAGCGACACCCCATTCCGGCCAATGCAATCATGGCCGGCCCACGTATGTGGAACTGAAGCTCAGCGACATCGAACGCCTCTTCGGCCGTCGCTGA
- a CDS encoding VOC family protein, with the protein MSSSQGEFPSAEDYGRSLKGFGVNLLVRDVLRAVDFARDILQAETVTADKDFAVLRHRVNGQILAEWMLHADGTYHSNPLLGLLPENGPRGAGAELRLYHLDPDAAVARAKKREDVVLMEPADKPHGMREAYILDPDGYCWVVSLPLPKKG; encoded by the coding sequence ATGAGTTCAAGCCAAGGTGAATTCCCCAGTGCCGAGGATTATGGCCGTTCTCTCAAGGGTTTCGGCGTCAACCTGCTGGTGCGCGACGTGCTGCGCGCAGTCGATTTCGCCCGCGACATTCTTCAGGCGGAAACCGTTACGGCCGATAAGGACTTTGCGGTCCTGCGCCACCGCGTGAATGGCCAAATCCTGGCGGAATGGATGCTGCATGCCGACGGCACCTATCACAGCAACCCGCTTCTGGGCCTGCTGCCGGAAAACGGCCCGCGCGGTGCCGGGGCCGAATTGCGACTCTATCACCTTGACCCGGATGCGGCTGTGGCCCGCGCCAAGAAACGCGAGGACGTCGTCCTCATGGAACCGGCGGACAAGCCGCACGGCATGCGCGAGGCCTACATCCTCGACCCCGACGGTTATTGCTGGGTGGTCAGCCTGCCGCTGCCGAAGAAGGGCTGA
- a CDS encoding NAD-dependent epimerase/dehydratase family protein, with product MTILVTGVAGFIGYHTAEVLLARGERVLGLDNMNAYYDTKLKQARLHRLERHPNFRYVFADLGRAPALNAAVAHHIKDLIGIVHLAAQAGVRHSIEHPTDYVHANLSGHLNVLEVARHAPQLKHMVYASSSSVYGNNTKVPFAETDPVERPASLYAATKRSDELMSASYAHLYKLPLTGLRFFTVFGPWGRPDMAYYRFTQAILAGKKIEVFGDGSVERDFTYIDDIVSGVIAALDRPPARTEELPHRLYNLGTDRPVKLNHLIDLVEQACGKKAERDVQPPAAGDVKATWADLTRSRADLGYDPKTSLAEGLEKFVAWYRDYAKV from the coding sequence ATGACCATTCTTGTAACCGGCGTTGCCGGTTTTATCGGTTACCACACGGCTGAAGTCCTGCTGGCGCGTGGCGAACGCGTGCTGGGCCTCGACAACATGAACGCCTATTACGACACCAAGCTGAAGCAGGCGCGTCTGCACCGGTTGGAACGGCATCCCAACTTCCGTTATGTCTTTGCCGATCTCGGCCGCGCCCCGGCGCTCAATGCGGCCGTGGCGCATCATATCAAGGATCTCATCGGCATCGTGCATCTGGCTGCCCAAGCCGGCGTGCGCCATTCCATCGAGCACCCGACCGATTACGTGCATGCCAATCTCTCCGGCCATCTCAATGTGCTGGAGGTCGCCCGCCACGCGCCGCAGCTAAAACATATGGTCTATGCCAGTTCTAGCTCGGTCTATGGCAACAACACCAAGGTCCCCTTCGCGGAAACCGATCCGGTCGAGCGGCCCGCCTCGCTTTATGCCGCCACCAAGCGATCGGACGAGCTGATGAGCGCATCCTACGCCCATCTCTACAAGCTGCCGCTGACGGGCCTGCGCTTCTTCACCGTCTTTGGTCCCTGGGGTCGGCCGGACATGGCCTATTACCGCTTCACCCAGGCGATCCTGGCGGGCAAGAAAATCGAAGTGTTCGGCGACGGTAGCGTCGAGCGCGACTTCACCTATATCGACGACATCGTGTCCGGCGTGATCGCGGCCCTCGACCGGCCGCCGGCAAGGACCGAGGAATTGCCGCACCGCCTCTATAATCTCGGCACCGATCGGCCGGTGAAGCTCAACCACCTCATCGACCTGGTAGAACAGGCTTGCGGGAAAAAAGCCGAGCGCGACGTGCAGCCGCCGGCCGCCGGCGATGTGAAAGCCACATGGGCCGATCTCACCCGCAGCCGCGCCGATCTCGGCTACGACCCGAAGACCAGCCTCGCTGAAGGGCTGGAGAAATTCGTCGCCTGGTATCGCGATTACGCCAAGGTTTGA
- a CDS encoding nucleotide sugar dehydrogenase produces the protein MTEQRKSGLNPAARTLLRRIDARRAKIGIIGLGYVGLPLACLFAEKGFAVTGFDVDVMKTDKLNMGRSYIRHIPGKRIAPLVKAGGLRASADFRGLKAMDCIIICVPTPLSKQREPDLSFVANTATEIGKHLKAGQLVVLESSTYPGTTDEVVRPALETKKLKSGRDFFLAYSPEREDPGNETYGTAAIPKVVGGDGPAALELALALYDAAVVKTVPASSPATAEAVKLTENIFRSVNIALVNELKVIFDAMGIDVWEVIDAAKTKPFGFMPFYPGPGLGGHCIPIDPFYLTWKAREFGITTRFIELAGEINTLMPRYVVDRLVGALSERAGKALKGARILVIGLAYKKNVDDMRESPALTLIEMLEAQGAKVDYHDPIIAAIKPSREHPHLAGRRSIALSDTNLKRADVVLIVTDHDAIDFKRVGKAAKLIVDTRNTMARAGWRGRNVIKA, from the coding sequence ATGACAGAACAGAGAAAATCCGGCCTCAATCCAGCCGCCAGGACCCTTCTGCGCCGGATCGACGCACGCAGAGCCAAAATCGGCATCATCGGCCTGGGCTATGTCGGCCTCCCCTTGGCCTGCCTCTTTGCCGAAAAAGGCTTTGCCGTCACCGGCTTCGATGTCGATGTCATGAAGACCGACAAGCTCAATATGGGGCGCTCCTACATCCGGCACATTCCGGGCAAGCGCATCGCCCCGCTGGTGAAAGCGGGCGGCTTGCGGGCCAGTGCCGATTTCCGCGGCCTCAAGGCCATGGATTGCATCATCATCTGCGTCCCCACCCCGCTCTCGAAGCAGCGCGAGCCTGATCTTTCGTTTGTCGCCAACACCGCCACGGAGATCGGCAAGCATTTGAAGGCCGGTCAATTGGTGGTCCTTGAATCCAGCACCTATCCGGGCACCACGGACGAAGTCGTGCGCCCGGCGCTGGAGACAAAGAAGCTCAAAAGCGGGCGTGATTTCTTCCTCGCCTATTCGCCGGAACGCGAAGATCCCGGCAACGAGACTTATGGCACCGCAGCCATACCCAAAGTCGTCGGCGGCGACGGTCCGGCAGCCCTCGAACTTGCCTTGGCACTCTATGATGCGGCAGTGGTGAAGACCGTGCCGGCCTCGAGCCCCGCGACGGCGGAAGCCGTCAAGCTCACCGAGAACATCTTCCGCTCAGTGAACATTGCGCTGGTGAATGAGCTCAAGGTCATCTTCGACGCCATGGGCATCGACGTCTGGGAAGTGATCGACGCGGCCAAAACCAAACCCTTCGGCTTCATGCCCTTCTATCCAGGCCCCGGCCTCGGCGGGCATTGCATCCCGATCGATCCCTTCTATCTCACCTGGAAGGCGCGGGAATTCGGCATCACCACCCGCTTCATCGAACTCGCCGGCGAGATCAATACCCTGATGCCGCGCTATGTGGTCGATCGGTTGGTCGGTGCCCTGAGCGAACGTGCCGGAAAGGCCTTGAAAGGCGCCCGCATCCTGGTGATCGGCTTGGCTTACAAGAAGAATGTCGACGACATGCGCGAAAGCCCGGCGCTGACATTGATCGAGATGCTGGAAGCGCAGGGGGCGAAGGTCGATTATCACGACCCCATCATCGCGGCCATCAAGCCCTCGCGCGAGCATCCGCATCTTGCCGGCCGCCGCTCGATTGCCTTGTCTGACACCAACCTCAAACGCGCCGACGTCGTCCTCATCGTCACCGATCACGACGCCATCGATTTCAAGCGCGTCGGCAAGGCCGCAAAACTCATCGTCGATACCCGCAACACCATGGCGCGCGCCGGCTGGCGTGGCCGCAATGTCATCAAGGCCTGA